The genomic region GCTGGTCTGCCGCGCACGATCCCGATCACGAGCTCGGAGGTGATGGAGGCCATCGAGCAGCCGCTCCAGTCGCTCGTCACCGCCGTCCGCGGCGTCCTCGAGCAGACCCCACCCGAGCTGAGCTCGGACATCATCGACAAGGGGATGGTGATGTCTGGCGGTGGCGCACTCCTCCGCAACATCGACAAGCTCCTCACCCAGGTGACCGGCGTGCCGTGCCACGTCGCCGAGAACCCCCTCGACTGTGTCGCCCTCGGCACGGGCCTCGCCCTCGAGCACTATGACTTCTTCAAGAAGTCGCTCGTCCAGGCGGTCTGAGCCGCGCCGGTCATGGCCGACGCCCCCGCGTTCATCGATCTGCACTGCCATACGAGCGCGAGCTTCGACAGCCTCGCCTCGCCGGCCGCGGTCGCGGGTGCGGCCGCCCGGCGCGGGCTGACCCACCTCGTCATCACGGACCACGATCGCATCGACGGTGCCCTCCGGGCCCGGGACGCGGCGCCGGTGGGCCTCACGGTCATCGTCGGGGAGGAGGTGCGGACTGCCGCGGGCGATCTCATCGCCGCATTCCTCAAGCGCGCCGTGCCGCCCGGTCTCCCACTCGCCACGACCGTGGCGATGATCCGAGACCAGGGTGGGCTCGTCGGCGTGCCACATCCGTTCGACCGACACCGCGGATCGCTCGGCCAGGACGATGGCCTTGCCGCCGTGGTGGGGCTCGTCGACTGGATCGAGACGCACAATGCCCGCCTCATCGGTTCCGGCAACGAGCGAGCGGCCGTCTTCGCCCACGACCACGGCCTGCCGGGGGTGGCCGTGTCGGACGCCCACTCGACCCTTGAGGTGGCGGTCGCGTACACGGCCGTCCGCGGCGACCCGTCGAGCCCGAGCGGGCTCCTCGCTGCCCTGCCGAGCGCTCAGCTCGTGCTCGGCCGCGCCTCGTACGCGGTGCGCCTCATCACCCCTGTCGCGAAGCTTGTCCAGCGCGCACGGGGCAACGGACGCGTGACGACGCGGCCCGCATCGTGATCGACTCGGCGGAGCCCCGTCCGGAGGCCGACGGCACCCGGGAGCCGGATCCGGGCGCGGACCAGCTCTCGCTCGGGCGCCGCCTCCGCCAGCCCCGGACCATCATCTCGCTCGTCTTCCCGATCCTCCTCCTCGCGCTGTTTGCCGCCAATCTGCCCGGGTTCCATCTCGAACAGTTGCCGGCCAAAATCCTCGGCGCGAATCCGGCCCTCCTGCTTGCTGCATTCGTCGTCTTCTATGCCGGCTTCCCCCTCCGTGGCTACCGCTGGGCGATCCTCCTCCGAGCGACCGGCTTCCGTGTCGCGGTGGTCGACGCGACGGAGATCATCTTCATCAGCTGGCTCGTCAACTGCCTGGTGCCGGCGAAGCTCGGTGACGTCTATCGGGCCTACCTCCTCAAGATCAACAGCGCCGTGTCGCTGTCGCGGACGTTCGGCACCGTGTTCATCGAGCGGATCCTCGACCTCTTCGCCATCACCGGGCTCGGCCTCGCCTCGGGGTTCGTGAGCTTCCGGAACGGCCTGCCGACGGCGGTCCAGGCGGTCTTCGCCATCGGCGTTGGCTTCGTCGCCCTCCTCGCGCTCGCCCTTCTCACGATGCGGAACTTCGGGCGCCGCATCCTCACCCGGCTGCCCCTGCCGCATCGATTCGTCGAACTCTACGATCGCTTCGAGGAAGGCGTCTTCTCGGCGATCGGCCTGCGAGGACTGCCGCGGCTCCTCTTCGTGACGGGGCTCATCTGGTCGACGGAGGCGATGCGGCTCTTCCTCGTGGTCGAGGCACTCGGCTTCCCGAACGTCCACCTCGGGATCAGTGGCGCGTTCTTCGTCGCCCT from Chloroflexota bacterium harbors:
- a CDS encoding PHP domain-containing protein; amino-acid sequence: MADAPAFIDLHCHTSASFDSLASPAAVAGAAARRGLTHLVITDHDRIDGALRARDAAPVGLTVIVGEEVRTAAGDLIAAFLKRAVPPGLPLATTVAMIRDQGGLVGVPHPFDRHRGSLGQDDGLAAVVGLVDWIETHNARLIGSGNERAAVFAHDHGLPGVAVSDAHSTLEVAVAYTAVRGDPSSPSGLLAALPSAQLVLGRASYAVRLITPVAKLVQRARGNGRVTTRPAS
- a CDS encoding flippase-like domain-containing protein; the protein is MIDSAEPRPEADGTREPDPGADQLSLGRRLRQPRTIISLVFPILLLALFAANLPGFHLEQLPAKILGANPALLLAAFVVFYAGFPLRGYRWAILLRATGFRVAVVDATEIIFISWLVNCLVPAKLGDVYRAYLLKINSAVSLSRTFGTVFIERILDLFAITGLGLASGFVSFRNGLPTAVQAVFAIGVGFVALLALALLTMRNFGRRILTRLPLPHRFVELYDRFEEGVFSAIGLRGLPRLLFVTGLIWSTEAMRLFLVVEALGFPNVHLGISGAFFVALTGSLLTAVPLTPAGIGVVETGVIAVLTVAYGVPQTEALAITLVDRAISVLSIIVIGSIVYAVSPKRRGAGLRHPDGSVATA